A stretch of the Serratia marcescens genome encodes the following:
- the rodZ gene encoding cytoskeleton protein RodZ: protein MNTEASQDKTESMTTGQRLRQAREQLGLSQQTVAERLCLKMSTVRDIEEDSVSADLASTFVRGYIRSYAKLVHLPEDELLPMLAKQAPLKMAKVAPMQSFSLGKRRKKRDGWLMSFTWLIVFVVIGLTGAWWWQNHKAQQEEIATMADQSSAQLSQNNEGQSVPLTDGNADAGTNVPLTDNSAAPADAGAAAQAPAATAQAPSAAQQQPAVVSPSQTTLPETAPAAQAPLPTADAGVAAPVADPNALVMDFSADCWLQVTDASGKTLFSGTQKQGGKLNLAGTAPYKLTIGAPAAVQIQYQGKPVDLSRFVKSNRVARLTVAAQ, encoded by the coding sequence ATGAATACTGAAGCCTCCCAAGATAAAACCGAATCCATGACGACAGGCCAGCGCCTGCGTCAGGCCCGTGAGCAACTCGGGCTGAGCCAACAGACCGTTGCAGAACGCCTGTGTCTCAAAATGTCCACCGTGCGCGATATCGAGGAAGACAGCGTGTCTGCTGACCTCGCGTCCACCTTCGTGCGCGGCTACATCCGTTCCTACGCCAAGCTGGTGCATTTGCCGGAAGACGAACTGTTGCCGATGTTGGCCAAGCAGGCGCCGTTGAAGATGGCGAAAGTGGCGCCGATGCAAAGCTTCTCGCTGGGCAAGCGCCGCAAGAAACGCGACGGCTGGCTGATGAGCTTCACCTGGCTTATCGTGTTCGTGGTGATCGGCCTGACCGGCGCCTGGTGGTGGCAAAACCACAAGGCCCAGCAGGAAGAGATCGCCACCATGGCCGATCAGTCTTCCGCGCAGCTTTCGCAGAATAACGAAGGGCAGTCCGTGCCGCTGACCGACGGCAACGCCGACGCCGGCACTAACGTGCCGTTGACCGACAACAGCGCAGCGCCGGCCGATGCCGGCGCTGCGGCTCAGGCGCCGGCGGCTACCGCTCAGGCGCCGAGTGCGGCTCAGCAGCAGCCTGCCGTGGTGTCGCCAAGCCAGACAACCCTGCCGGAAACCGCGCCGGCGGCACAAGCGCCGTTGCCGACCGCCGATGCGGGCGTGGCTGCGCCGGTGGCCGATCCGAATGCGCTGGTGATGGATTTCTCCGCCGACTGCTGGCTGCAGGTGACCGACGCGAGCGGTAAGACGCTGTTCAGCGGCACCCAGAAGCAGGGTGGCAAGCTGAACCTGGCCGGCACTGCGCCGTATAAACTGACCATCGGCGCGCCGGCGGCAGTACAGATCCAGTATCAGGGTAAGCCGGTTGATTTAAGCCGGTTCGTTAAGTCAAACCGTGTTGCTCGCCTGACCGTCGCCGCGCAGTAA
- the pilW gene encoding type IV pilus biogenesis/stability protein PilW: protein MKLKLWGVWLAAGLLAGCSGSAPEKEAQVSEAGQTRLQLGLEYLQQGDMDAARQNLEKALDAAPQDYRTQLGMALYAQRIGENAAAEQRYRQALKLAPGNGTVLNNYGAFLCGLGQYVPAQQQFSAAALAPDYGQVADSLENAGYCFLKAGQNDEARTLLSRALKVDPDKGTPLLAEAEKQFGEGKRAQSQLLLDVYQHVLPASASSLWLQIRFAALAGRQDSVQRYGKQLARSFPQSKQYQQFLANEY from the coding sequence ATGAAGCTGAAACTGTGGGGGGTGTGGCTGGCGGCCGGGTTGTTGGCCGGGTGTTCCGGTTCAGCGCCGGAAAAGGAAGCACAAGTCTCTGAGGCGGGCCAGACGCGGTTGCAGCTGGGCCTGGAGTACCTGCAGCAAGGCGACATGGATGCCGCGCGCCAGAACCTGGAAAAGGCGCTGGATGCGGCCCCGCAGGATTACCGCACGCAGTTGGGCATGGCGCTCTACGCGCAGCGGATCGGTGAAAATGCCGCAGCCGAACAGCGTTATCGGCAAGCGCTCAAACTTGCGCCAGGCAATGGCACCGTGTTGAATAATTACGGTGCGTTTCTTTGCGGTTTAGGGCAGTATGTACCGGCGCAACAGCAGTTTAGCGCTGCGGCGCTGGCGCCCGATTATGGCCAGGTCGCCGACAGCCTGGAAAACGCAGGTTACTGTTTTCTCAAGGCCGGACAAAACGATGAGGCGCGCACGCTGTTGAGCCGCGCGCTGAAGGTCGATCCGGACAAAGGCACTCCGCTGTTGGCGGAGGCCGAAAAGCAATTTGGAGAAGGGAAGCGCGCCCAGTCGCAACTTTTATTGGATGTTTATCAGCATGTTCTGCCGGCCAGCGCCAGCAGCTTATGGTTACAGATTCGTTTCGCCGCGTTAGCCGGCCGTCAGGATAGCGTTCAACGCTATGGCAAGCAGCTAGCGCGAAGTTTTCCACAATCCAAACAGTACCAGCAGTTCTTAGCTAATGAATACTGA
- a CDS encoding bifunctional tRNA (adenosine(37)-C2)-methyltransferase TrmG/ribosomal RNA large subunit methyltransferase RlmN, with product MLEPITSEHTVSENNSLTTPSVNVEQPAAAKINLLDLNRQQMREFFAEMGEKPFRADQVMKWMYHYCCDDFEQMTDINKVLRGKLQRVAEIRAPEVAEEQRSADGTIKWAIKVGDQQVETVYIPEADRATLCVSSQVGCALECKFCSTAQQGFNRNLRVSEIIGQVWRAAKIIGALKVTGQRPITNVVMMGMGEPLLNLNNVVPAMEIMLDDFGFGLSKRRVTLSTSGVVPALDKLGDMIDVALAISLHAPNDTIRDEIVPINRKYNIETFLSAVRRYLEKSNANQGRVTVEYVMLDHINDSTDDAHQLAEVLKDTPCKINLIPWNPFPGAPYGRSSNSRVDRFSKVLMEYGFTTIVRKTRGDDIDAACGQLAGEVIDRTKRTLKKKMAGEPINVRAV from the coding sequence ATGTTAGAACCCATCACGTCCGAGCACACCGTGTCTGAAAATAATTCGCTGACTACCCCCTCCGTTAACGTGGAGCAACCGGCTGCGGCCAAAATCAACCTGCTGGACCTGAACCGCCAGCAAATGCGTGAATTCTTTGCCGAAATGGGCGAGAAACCGTTCCGCGCCGATCAGGTGATGAAGTGGATGTACCACTACTGCTGCGACGATTTCGAGCAGATGACCGACATCAACAAAGTCCTGCGCGGCAAGCTGCAGCGCGTGGCGGAAATTCGCGCGCCGGAAGTGGCGGAAGAACAGCGCTCGGCCGACGGCACCATCAAGTGGGCGATTAAGGTCGGCGATCAGCAGGTCGAAACCGTGTACATCCCGGAAGCCGACCGCGCGACGCTGTGCGTCTCCTCACAGGTAGGCTGCGCGCTGGAGTGCAAATTCTGTTCGACGGCGCAGCAGGGCTTCAACCGTAACCTGCGCGTGTCGGAAATCATCGGCCAGGTGTGGCGCGCGGCGAAAATCATCGGCGCGCTGAAAGTGACCGGCCAACGTCCGATCACCAACGTGGTGATGATGGGCATGGGCGAGCCGCTGCTCAACCTGAACAACGTGGTGCCGGCGATGGAAATCATGCTGGACGACTTCGGCTTTGGCCTGTCCAAACGCCGCGTGACCCTGTCTACCTCCGGCGTAGTGCCGGCGCTGGACAAACTGGGCGACATGATCGACGTGGCGCTGGCGATCTCGCTGCATGCGCCGAACGACACCATCCGCGATGAGATCGTGCCGATCAACCGCAAGTACAACATCGAGACCTTCCTGTCCGCGGTGCGTCGCTATCTGGAGAAATCCAACGCCAATCAGGGCCGCGTGACCGTCGAGTACGTGATGCTGGATCATATCAACGACAGCACCGACGATGCGCATCAGCTGGCGGAAGTGCTGAAAGACACGCCGTGCAAGATCAACCTGATCCCATGGAACCCGTTCCCGGGCGCCCCTTACGGCCGCAGCTCCAACAGCCGGGTGGATCGTTTCTCCAAGGTGTTGATGGAATACGGCTTTACGACTATTGTTCGTAAAACCCGTGGTGACGATATCGACGCCGCCTGCGGGCAACTGGCGGGTGAAGTGATCGATCGTACCAAGCGTACCCTGAAGAAGAAAATGGCCGGGGAACCTATCAACGTACGGGCGGTCTGA
- the ndk gene encoding nucleoside-diphosphate kinase: MTVERTFSIVKPNAVANNDIGAIYARFERAGFKIIAAKMLRLTREQAEGFYAEHKGRPFFDGLVEFMTSGPIMVQVLESENAVQRNRDIMGATNPDNALAGTLRADYADSFTANAVHGSDSVESAQREIAYFFNESEICAR, encoded by the coding sequence ATGACCGTAGAACGTACCTTTTCCATCGTTAAACCAAACGCTGTAGCCAACAACGACATCGGCGCTATCTATGCGCGTTTCGAGCGCGCCGGTTTCAAAATCATCGCCGCTAAAATGCTGCGTCTGACTCGCGAACAAGCTGAAGGCTTCTACGCTGAGCACAAAGGCCGTCCATTCTTCGACGGTCTGGTTGAGTTCATGACCTCTGGCCCAATCATGGTGCAGGTTCTGGAATCTGAAAACGCCGTGCAGCGCAACCGCGACATCATGGGCGCAACCAACCCGGACAACGCGCTGGCCGGTACCCTGCGTGCCGACTACGCGGACAGCTTCACCGCTAACGCCGTTCACGGTTCCGACTCCGTTGAATCCGCACAGCGTGAAATCGCTTACTTCTTCAACGAAAGCGAAATCTGCGCACGTTAA
- the sseB gene encoding enhanced serine sensitivity protein SseB, translated as MSAHHHDAAPSENELERLLKLAVTEPAHRPAFFRELLDATVLILGDSEQVQQDGDIALNADTPVNIQHWEKQDGGSIIPFFTSLEALQKAVEDEQPFIAMPARVLFEITQGADLFLNPKAEYGKEFYPEEVAMLLATGGVVKPVEHYVDKETQILLGQPETYPSAMVDALTTLFSQRKPVRRAFLALMHDQAADEKPNLLIGLEVDAEPAEIEALINEAGSVASETAPNDEPVDFCLVSENERGISHYLISHTQPFYQRRWGSWLRNLIPSTDKTQ; from the coding sequence ATGAGTGCCCATCATCACGATGCCGCCCCGAGCGAGAACGAACTTGAACGCCTGCTGAAGCTGGCGGTGACGGAGCCGGCCCATCGCCCGGCGTTCTTCCGTGAACTGCTCGACGCCACGGTGCTGATCCTCGGCGACAGCGAGCAGGTGCAGCAGGACGGCGACATCGCGCTCAACGCGGATACGCCGGTCAATATCCAGCATTGGGAGAAGCAGGACGGCGGCAGCATCATTCCGTTCTTCACCTCGCTGGAAGCGCTGCAGAAGGCCGTTGAGGACGAACAGCCATTTATCGCCATGCCGGCGCGGGTGTTGTTCGAAATTACCCAGGGCGCGGATCTGTTCCTCAACCCGAAGGCGGAGTACGGCAAGGAGTTCTACCCGGAAGAGGTGGCGATGCTGCTGGCGACCGGCGGCGTCGTCAAACCGGTGGAGCATTACGTCGATAAAGAGACCCAAATCCTGCTGGGGCAGCCCGAAACGTATCCGTCGGCGATGGTGGACGCGTTGACCACGCTGTTCAGCCAGCGCAAGCCGGTGCGCCGCGCGTTTCTGGCGCTGATGCACGACCAGGCGGCGGACGAGAAGCCGAATTTGCTGATCGGGCTGGAAGTGGACGCCGAGCCGGCGGAGATCGAGGCGTTGATCAACGAGGCCGGCAGCGTCGCCAGCGAAACGGCGCCGAACGACGAACCGGTGGATTTCTGCCTGGTGTCGGAGAACGAGCGCGGCATCAGCCACTATCTGATCTCCCATACGCAGCCGTTTTATCAGCGCCGCTGGGGCAGCTGGCTACGCAATTTGATCCCGTCTACCGACAAGACCCAGTAG
- the pepB gene encoding aminopeptidase PepB: MTTEFMQVTLSQQPADARWGEKALLSTNGEGMTIHLTGADKLGAIQRAGRKIDGQGIKNVKLAGDGWDLENSWAFWQGYRGPKGQRNVEWAELPEAARQELDKRLKIVDWVRDTINMPAEELGPEQLATRAVDLMCDVGCDAVSYRITKGEDLREQNYAGIHTVGRGSERPPVLLALDFNPTGNPDAPVFACLVGKGITFDTGGYSLKQSAFMDSMKADMGGAATITGALALAAARGLKQRVKLYLCCADNMVSGNAFKLGDIIRYRNGKTVEVMNTDAEGRLVLADGLIDASQQNPQLIIDCATLTGAAKTAVGNDYHALFSFDDALAQELLSSAAAEHEPFWRLPLAEFHRSQLPSNFAELNNVAGPAYTAGASTAAAFLSHFVKNYQQGWLHIDCSATYRKGAVEQWSAGATGLGVRALANLLLSKAK, translated from the coding sequence ATGACAACAGAATTCATGCAGGTCACGCTGTCGCAACAACCAGCCGACGCCCGTTGGGGCGAAAAAGCGCTGCTCAGCACCAACGGCGAAGGGATGACCATCCACCTGACCGGCGCCGACAAGCTGGGCGCGATCCAGCGTGCGGGTCGCAAAATTGACGGTCAGGGCATCAAAAACGTCAAACTCGCCGGTGACGGTTGGGACTTGGAAAACAGCTGGGCGTTTTGGCAGGGCTACCGCGGGCCGAAAGGGCAACGCAACGTCGAATGGGCCGAACTGCCGGAAGCCGCACGTCAGGAGCTGGATAAGCGCCTGAAGATCGTAGATTGGGTGCGTGACACCATCAATATGCCGGCGGAAGAGCTGGGGCCGGAGCAGCTGGCGACCCGCGCCGTCGATCTGATGTGCGACGTCGGCTGCGATGCCGTCAGCTACCGCATCACCAAGGGCGAAGATCTGCGCGAGCAGAACTATGCCGGCATCCACACCGTCGGCCGCGGCTCCGAGCGCCCACCGGTGCTGCTGGCGCTCGACTTCAACCCGACCGGTAACCCGGACGCGCCGGTGTTCGCCTGCCTGGTCGGCAAGGGCATCACCTTCGATACCGGCGGTTATAGCCTGAAGCAGAGCGCCTTTATGGACTCGATGAAGGCTGACATGGGCGGCGCGGCGACCATCACCGGTGCTCTGGCGCTGGCGGCGGCGCGCGGCCTGAAGCAGCGCGTGAAGCTGTACCTGTGCTGCGCCGACAACATGGTCAGCGGCAACGCTTTCAAACTGGGCGACATCATTCGCTACCGCAACGGCAAAACCGTTGAGGTGATGAACACCGATGCGGAAGGGCGCCTGGTGCTGGCCGACGGCCTGATCGACGCTTCTCAGCAGAACCCGCAGCTGATTATCGACTGCGCCACCCTGACCGGCGCGGCCAAAACCGCGGTCGGCAATGACTACCATGCGCTGTTCAGCTTCGACGATGCGCTGGCGCAGGAGCTGCTGAGCAGTGCCGCCGCCGAGCACGAGCCGTTCTGGCGTCTGCCGCTGGCCGAGTTCCACCGCAGCCAGCTGCCGTCCAACTTCGCCGAGCTGAACAACGTGGCCGGCCCGGCCTACACCGCCGGCGCCAGCACCGCGGCGGCCTTCCTGTCGCACTTCGTCAAGAACTACCAGCAAGGCTGGCTGCACATCGACTGTTCCGCCACCTACCGCAAAGGCGCGGTGGAGCAGTGGTCGGCCGGTGCGACCGGTCTGGGCGTGCGCGCCCTGGCCAACCTGCTGCTGAGCAAAGCCAAATAA
- the iscX gene encoding Fe-S cluster assembly protein IscX, with protein MGLKWTDSREIGEALYDQYPDTDPKTVRFTDMHQWICDLEEFDDDPQASNEKILEAILLVWLDEAE; from the coding sequence ATGGGACTGAAGTGGACCGACAGCCGAGAAATCGGCGAAGCCCTGTACGACCAATACCCGGACACCGATCCGAAAACCGTGCGTTTTACCGACATGCATCAGTGGATCTGCGATCTGGAAGAGTTCGACGACGATCCGCAGGCTTCCAACGAAAAAATACTGGAAGCGATCCTGCTGGTCTGGTTAGATGAAGCGGAGTAA
- the fdx gene encoding ISC system 2Fe-2S type ferredoxin, producing MPKIVFLPHQDLCPEGAVLDAEKGESILNVALRNGIEIEHACEKSCACTTCHCIVREGFDSLEESSELEDDMLDKAWGLEPESRLSCQALVADEDLVVEMPRYTVNHAREH from the coding sequence ATGCCTAAAATTGTTTTCCTGCCCCATCAAGATCTTTGCCCGGAAGGGGCGGTTCTGGACGCTGAAAAAGGGGAGTCGATCCTCAACGTTGCGCTGCGCAACGGCATTGAAATCGAGCACGCCTGCGAGAAATCCTGCGCCTGCACCACCTGCCACTGCATCGTGCGTGAAGGCTTCGATTCGCTGGAAGAGAGCAGCGAGCTGGAAGACGACATGCTGGACAAAGCGTGGGGGCTGGAGCCGGAAAGCCGTCTGAGCTGCCAGGCGCTGGTCGCTGACGAAGATCTGGTGGTCGAAATGCCGCGCTACACCGTCAACCACGCGCGTGAGCATTAA
- the hscA gene encoding Fe-S protein assembly chaperone HscA — MALLQISEPGLSAAPHQRRLAAGIDLGTTNSLVATVRSGQAETLADEQGRHLLPSVVHYQANAQRVGWEARQQAAQDPANTVSSIKRMMGRSLADVQQRYPNLPYQFQASDNGLPLIVTAAGPVNPVGVSADILRALSARAQAALEGELDGVVITVPAYFDDAQRQGTKDAARLAGLHVLRLLNEPTAAAIAYGLDSGQEGVIAVYDLGGGTFDISILRLSRGVFEVLATGGDSALGGDDFDHLLADWLREQAGVADRSDHGVQRQLLDAAIAAKIALSDADSVRVEVAGWQGEVTRAQFEALIAPLVKRTLMACRRALKDAGVAADEVLEAVMVGGSTRVPLVREQVGAFFGRAPLTSIDPDKVVAIGAAIQADILVGNKPDSDMLLLDVIPLSLGLETMGGLVEKVIPRNTTIPVARAQEFTTFKDGQSAMMIHVLQGERELVQDCRSLARFTLRGLPPLPAGGAHIRVTFQVDADGLLSVTAMEKSTGVEASIQVKPSYGLSDSEIAGMIKDSMANAQSDVGARKLAEQRVEASRVLESLQGALATDAALLSEAESQAIAAATQALQQAAQGEDPAAIEDAIKTLDAQTQDFAARRMDASIRRALAGHSVDEV, encoded by the coding sequence ATGGCCTTATTACAAATTAGTGAGCCTGGCCTCAGCGCCGCGCCGCATCAGCGACGTCTGGCCGCCGGCATCGACTTAGGCACCACCAACTCGCTGGTCGCCACGGTGCGCAGCGGGCAAGCGGAAACGCTGGCCGACGAACAGGGCCGCCATTTGCTGCCTTCGGTGGTGCATTATCAGGCGAACGCGCAGCGCGTCGGCTGGGAGGCGCGCCAACAGGCGGCGCAGGATCCGGCCAATACCGTCAGCTCCATCAAACGCATGATGGGCCGCTCGTTGGCGGACGTGCAGCAACGTTACCCGAACCTGCCTTATCAATTCCAGGCCAGCGACAACGGCCTGCCGCTGATCGTCACCGCCGCCGGCCCGGTTAACCCGGTCGGCGTCTCCGCCGATATCCTGCGGGCCCTGTCCGCGCGCGCGCAAGCGGCGCTGGAAGGCGAGCTGGACGGCGTGGTGATCACCGTTCCCGCCTACTTCGACGACGCGCAGCGCCAGGGCACCAAAGACGCGGCGCGTCTGGCCGGCCTGCACGTCCTGCGCCTGCTGAACGAACCGACCGCGGCGGCGATCGCCTACGGGCTGGATTCCGGCCAGGAAGGGGTGATCGCGGTTTACGATCTGGGCGGCGGCACCTTTGATATCTCCATTCTGCGCCTCAGCCGCGGCGTGTTCGAAGTGCTGGCCACCGGCGGCGATTCCGCGCTGGGCGGTGACGACTTCGATCACCTGCTGGCCGACTGGTTGCGCGAGCAGGCCGGCGTGGCCGATCGCAGCGACCATGGTGTGCAGCGCCAACTGCTGGATGCCGCCATCGCCGCCAAAATCGCGTTGAGCGATGCCGACAGCGTGCGCGTTGAGGTGGCCGGCTGGCAGGGCGAGGTGACCCGCGCCCAGTTCGAAGCGCTGATCGCTCCGCTGGTGAAACGCACGCTGATGGCCTGCCGCCGCGCGCTGAAAGACGCCGGCGTCGCCGCCGACGAGGTGCTGGAAGCGGTGATGGTCGGTGGTTCTACCCGCGTGCCACTGGTGCGTGAGCAAGTGGGGGCCTTCTTCGGCCGTGCGCCGCTGACGTCGATCGATCCGGATAAAGTGGTCGCCATCGGCGCCGCGATCCAGGCCGACATTCTGGTGGGCAACAAGCCGGACAGCGACATGCTGCTGCTGGACGTGATCCCGCTGTCGCTGGGCCTCGAAACCATGGGCGGTCTGGTGGAGAAAGTGATCCCGCGCAACACCACCATCCCGGTGGCGCGCGCGCAGGAATTCACCACCTTTAAAGACGGCCAGAGCGCGATGATGATCCACGTGCTGCAGGGCGAGCGCGAGCTGGTGCAGGACTGCCGTTCGCTGGCGCGCTTCACGCTGCGCGGCCTGCCGCCATTGCCTGCCGGGGGGGCGCACATTCGCGTCACCTTCCAGGTGGATGCCGACGGTCTGCTGAGCGTCACCGCGATGGAGAAATCCACCGGCGTCGAAGCCTCGATCCAGGTGAAGCCGTCGTACGGCCTGTCGGACAGCGAAATCGCCGGCATGATCAAGGATTCGATGGCCAACGCGCAAAGCGACGTGGGCGCGCGCAAGCTGGCGGAGCAACGCGTGGAAGCCTCGCGGGTGCTGGAAAGCCTGCAGGGCGCGCTGGCCACCGACGCCGCGCTGCTGAGCGAGGCGGAAAGCCAGGCGATCGCCGCCGCGACCCAGGCGTTGCAGCAGGCGGCGCAGGGGGAAGATCCCGCCGCTATCGAAGACGCCATCAAAACATTAGATGCACAAACGCAAGATTTTGCCGCGCGCCGCATGGACGCTTCCATTCGCCGCGCGCTGGCTGGCCATTCTGTGGATGAGGTTTAA
- the hscB gene encoding co-chaperone HscB — MDYFTLFGLPVRYTVDGSLLASRFQDLQRQFHPDRFANQPERERLMALQQAATINEAYQALKHPLKRAEYMLSLHGFELGNEQHTMRDTAFLMEQLELREELDAIERKPEAESLLADFGARLAVSIKQRSALMLQQLDGEQWADAADTVRKLRFLDKLQQQVEQLEEKLLGFE; from the coding sequence ATGGATTACTTTACTTTATTCGGGCTGCCAGTTCGCTACACCGTGGACGGCAGCCTGCTTGCGTCCCGCTTCCAGGATCTGCAGCGCCAATTCCACCCCGATCGTTTCGCCAACCAGCCGGAGCGCGAACGCCTGATGGCGTTGCAGCAGGCGGCGACCATCAACGAAGCCTACCAGGCGCTGAAGCACCCGTTAAAACGCGCGGAGTATATGCTATCTTTGCACGGCTTCGAACTGGGCAACGAACAGCATACGATGCGCGACACCGCGTTTCTGATGGAACAGCTGGAACTGCGCGAAGAGCTCGATGCCATTGAGCGCAAGCCGGAGGCGGAAAGCCTGCTGGCCGATTTCGGCGCGCGGCTGGCCGTCTCCATCAAACAGCGCAGCGCTCTGATGCTGCAGCAGCTGGATGGTGAGCAATGGGCGGACGCCGCCGACACCGTGCGCAAGCTGCGCTTTTTGGACAAACTCCAGCAACAGGTTGAACAACTCGAAGAAAAACTGCTGGGTTTTGAGTAA
- the iscA gene encoding iron-sulfur cluster assembly protein IscA yields the protein MSITMSDSAAQRVQAFLTNRGKGLGLRLGVRTSGCSGMAYVLEFVDEANDDDIVFEDKGIKVIIDGKSLVYLDGTELDFVKEGLNEGFKFNNPNVSSECGCGESFNV from the coding sequence ATGTCTATTACCATGAGCGACAGCGCTGCGCAGCGTGTTCAGGCGTTTTTGACGAACCGCGGCAAAGGTCTCGGCCTGCGTCTGGGAGTGCGAACTTCCGGCTGCTCCGGGATGGCGTACGTGCTGGAATTTGTTGACGAAGCCAACGATGACGACATCGTGTTTGAAGACAAAGGCATCAAGGTGATCATCGACGGCAAGAGCCTGGTCTACCTTGACGGCACCGAGCTTGATTTCGTTAAGGAAGGCCTGAACGAAGGCTTCAAGTTCAACAACCCGAACGTCTCAAGCGAATGCGGCTGCGGCGAGAGTTTCAACGTCTGA
- the iscU gene encoding Fe-S cluster assembly scaffold IscU yields MAYSEKVIDHYENPRNVGSFDNEDPTVGSGMVGAPACGDVMKLQIKVNDEGIIEDARFKTYGCGSAIASSSLVTEWMKGKSLDQAEAIKNTQIAEELELPPVKIHCSILAEDAIKAAIADYKSKHSAK; encoded by the coding sequence ATGGCTTACAGCGAAAAAGTAATCGATCATTATGAAAACCCGCGTAACGTGGGTTCTTTCGACAACGAAGATCCTACCGTCGGCAGCGGCATGGTAGGGGCACCGGCCTGCGGCGACGTCATGAAGCTGCAGATCAAGGTTAACGATGAAGGCATCATCGAAGACGCGCGCTTTAAAACTTACGGCTGCGGTTCCGCCATCGCCTCCAGCTCGCTGGTGACCGAATGGATGAAAGGCAAGTCGCTGGATCAGGCTGAAGCGATCAAAAACACCCAGATCGCTGAAGAGCTGGAGTTGCCGCCGGTCAAAATTCACTGCTCGATCCTGGCTGAAGACGCCATCAAAGCAGCGATTGCCGACTATAAGAGCAAGCATAGCGCCAAGTAA
- the iscS gene encoding cysteine desulfurase: MKLPIYLDYSATTPVDPRVAEKMMQFLTLDGTFGNPASRSHRFGWQAEEAVDIARNQIAELVGADPREIVFTSGATESDNLAIKGAANFYQKKGKHIITSKTEHKAVLDTCRQLEREGFEVTYLAPQSNGIISLQDLEAALRDDTILVSIMHVNNEIGVVQDIEAIGEMCRARGIIYHVDATQSVGKLPIDLSKLKVDLMSFSGHKIYGPKGIGALYVRRKPRIRIEAQVHGGGHERGMRSGTLPVHQIVGMGEAYRIAKEEMTEEMARLRTLRDRLWNGVKDMEEVYLNGDLEHGAPNILNVSFNYVEGESLIMALKDLAVSSGSACTSASLEPSYVLRALGMSDELAHSSIRFSLGRFTTEEEIDYTIQLVRKSIGRLRDLSPLWEMFKQGVDINSIEWAHH; the protein is encoded by the coding sequence ATGAAATTACCGATTTATCTGGATTACTCAGCAACGACGCCGGTCGACCCGCGCGTTGCTGAGAAGATGATGCAGTTTTTGACCCTGGACGGCACTTTTGGCAACCCGGCTTCCCGTTCCCACCGTTTCGGTTGGCAGGCGGAAGAGGCGGTAGACATCGCCCGTAACCAAATTGCCGAACTGGTGGGCGCCGACCCACGCGAAATCGTCTTCACCTCCGGGGCGACCGAATCCGACAACCTGGCGATCAAAGGCGCTGCCAATTTCTACCAGAAAAAAGGCAAGCACATCATCACCAGCAAAACCGAACACAAAGCCGTGCTGGACACCTGCCGTCAGCTGGAGCGCGAAGGGTTTGAAGTGACCTACCTGGCGCCACAGAGCAACGGCATCATCAGCCTGCAGGATCTCGAAGCGGCGCTGCGCGATGACACCATTCTGGTCTCCATCATGCACGTCAATAACGAAATCGGCGTGGTGCAGGATATCGAAGCGATCGGCGAAATGTGCCGTGCGCGCGGTATCATCTACCACGTTGACGCCACCCAGAGCGTGGGCAAACTGCCTATCGATCTGAGCAAGCTGAAAGTCGACCTGATGTCGTTCTCCGGCCACAAAATCTATGGCCCGAAAGGCATCGGCGCGCTGTACGTGCGCCGCAAGCCGCGCATCCGCATCGAAGCGCAGGTACACGGCGGCGGTCACGAGCGCGGCATGCGTTCCGGCACTCTGCCTGTCCACCAGATCGTCGGCATGGGCGAAGCTTACCGCATCGCCAAAGAAGAGATGACCGAAGAGATGGCGCGTCTGCGCACCCTGCGCGATCGTCTGTGGAACGGCGTGAAAGATATGGAAGAAGTGTATCTGAACGGCGATCTGGAGCACGGCGCACCGAACATCCTGAACGTCAGCTTCAACTACGTTGAAGGCGAGTCGCTGATCATGGCGCTGAAAGACCTGGCCGTTTCCTCCGGTTCAGCCTGTACCTCCGCCAGCCTCGAGCCGTCCTACGTGCTGCGCGCGCTGGGCATGAGCGATGAATTGGCGCACAGCTCGATCCGTTTCTCCCTGGGGCGTTTCACCACGGAAGAAGAGATCGACTACACCATTCAACTGGTGCGTAAATCCATCGGCCGTCTGCGCGATCTGTCCCCACTGTGGGAGATGTTCAAGCAGGGCGTGGACATCAACAGCATCGAATGGGCGCATCATTAA